From the genome of Mucilaginibacter paludis DSM 18603:
GATGGCCGGAATGGCTGGTGTACCCCCAGACTATTTTTCTATTACCGGACAGCTATGGGGAATGCCGGTTTACAACTGGGATGAGCTTAAAAACACAGGTTACCAGTGGTGGATAAACCGGGTTAAAAGGAACCTGGACTATTTTGATCTGATCCGCCTGGACCACTTCAGAGCTTTTGCCGATTATTGGGAAGTTCCGGGCGGAGAAGCTACCGCCATTAACGGCACATGGAAATTAGGCCCCGGAGGTGATTTTTTTCAAAAGATTGAAGCTGAGCTGGGTAAGTTACCATTTGTAGCCGAAGACCTCGGCGAAGTTAACGACGACGTTTATAAACTGCGCGATGATTTTAAATTACCGGGTATGCGGGTTTTACAATTTGCCTTTGACGAACAGATGCCACACTCTATGCATATTCCTCATCATTATACCGAGAACAGCTTTGCTTATACCGGCACGCATGATAATAACACTACGGTAGGATGGTACAAACAAATTACTAAAGCGGAGCGGAAAAGGGTAGGAGCTTACCTGGGGAAATCGTTGTCGTCCGGTGATGTGCACCAGGTATTTTTGAAGGCGTGCTATTCGTCGGTAGCCAAAGTTGCCATTATCCCCATGCAGGATATTTTAGGCCTGGACGAAAAACACCGGATGAATTTGCCATCATCAACAGAGGGTAACTGGACATGGCGGTTAAAGCCGGATCAGTTAACAAAAAAACTGGCTGATAAATTGCGTAAGTTAACTATTTTATATAATCGTTAATTGATTTGTTGTTTTGCAGCAAAAATAAATTACCAGATGACAGGTGATAAAACGCGAATAGTTGAGGCTCTATGACGAATAGTATGGGTAAATAAAAAATGGCACTATGGCGCGAATAGTTTTAGTTTGTCCGCTGGAACTCCAAGCCTTAATTTTTAATAAAATAAAAGGCCATTTGCTTTGCTGCTTCTCTGATGAAAAACAAACCGGTAAATTGTAGTTTATAATGACGTCTTCTTATGTTGTTGATTATCAGTGCGTCTATTTTTGCTTCGATAATCAGCATTCTTAACTTATGACATCGGCACGCTCAATCGCCGCGTGAAGGGCTGTTACTTTTGTCTTGACACAAAAGTAACCAAAAAGTCAAGACTGCCCGATCCTTCCGCCCACGGGCCAACACCCGGCCCGGCGTGCAGTCTGGCCTTTGCGCACTTTGCCTGTGTACAAGAGAAGATCACTAAGGTTCAAAACATCATCGCTTTTTTGTGGCTGGCCAGGTTTGTTACTTATGAAGATATAGAGCATTGATAACTAATCGTTAAATTAAGAATAAGATCTTAAAACAGTAGTGGAATTTTACGAAAAATATCATTAGTAAAATATTGGCTTAGCCGATCACTTACAAATGGAATTTTTAGTACCCAAACAAAACGTCATAGCCATAGTTGACAATGAACATCGCTCTAAATATACGTTGTAAATTCGTCTGCGCGTGCCTGCTACGCCAACTTACTTTACGCACTTATTTATGATCCTTGTTCCATCCAATTTTTATCTTGCCTTTGTCATCATCTTTGGCTAAAATATGCAGTACAATACCCTTATAACGTTTTTTAAGTAACTCAGCTTTATCAGTTATAGCGGTATCATTTTTAGGGTTGCGTAAAGGGATATCGAGCGCAATATTAGTGCCGTTTGTTAGTCCGTAAGTGCCCGCTATATCAGCATTTAGCACACTGGATGTAATTTGCATGGGGCTGATAATGATCTTATCGCCACGGATATCAAACTTCGCATCCAGCTTCGGTATTTCAATATCATTGAGGTTACGGAAAGGGAAGGCAAACTTGCCTACCGTTTTTAAGGGGTTGTAGTTGATCAGGGCGCCGTTTCGCAGGTTGATACTTACATTACCACTGATAGAGCGGGGCACAACGGAGCCAGTATTGCTCAAGCCACCGTTCACCATCGCTTTAGCGGATAAAAACCCCTTTAAATTATTGTATGTAATATCCGTAAGGCCAAAGTTATCAAAGGCGTAAAAAAACTCGTGAATATTTACATTGCTTACTACTGTGCTCAGTAAAAAACGGTTAGCCTTTTCGTCCTGTATAATTTGTCCGTTTAACTTAAGCGTACCGCCAGCATGTTTAACACTTACATTATTTAACGCAACACCATCCTCGGATAATAACAGATCGGCAGTGGCATCGGTTGCTAAAAAGTTTTTGTAATAAAGTTTGGCTATACGCATATGCATATCAGCCTTTCCCTTATCTAAAACATTGCTCAGCTGATCGATAATGTTACCGCTGTTTGCCTGGTTTTTTACCGGCGCATGTTTACGGCTGTTTAAAAAGCCTAAAAACTCGCCTAAATACAATTGCGGACTGGTAATTTGCCAGGTAAGTAATATTTTTTCGGGTGCGCTGTAATACAGGTTTAAAAAATTATTTACCCGGCCTTCCATCAGTACAATGCTTTTACCGCTTTGTACCCTGATGTTATTCAGGATGAGGTTGTCACCGGTGAAATGGAGCGAAATAGATGTGTTTTTTAAATTGAGGTTGCGGGGTATATAACTAATATCCGCATCCTTGAGATCGATAACGCCGGTAATCATCGGCTTGTTTAAACGGTAATCAACAATATCGGCCTTGTAACGCAGGTTCATGTTGGCGCTCCCCCTGGTAAATTTGGCCACCTTACTACCCAAAAGTTCATTAAGGTTGGTTAGGGGGAAATTGGAGGTAAAGTTACCGGTGGCTATAGGTTTAGCCAGGTTAATAATATTGCAGGTATCAACCTTAAACGGCAAGTTGTTGTACACGCCGGTTAAGTGAAGCAGCCTGATCACCGAGTTCTCGTCGGTAAAGCCCTGGCTTGGTACATTGTTGTTGGTATAAAGGCCATCAAAGTTACAGGCTTCAATATTTCCACCGGGCATGGTGAGTGTGTTATTGCGCACAGTAGCGGTTACATTAAGGTAAGGGCTGCCGCCGCCTTCAAAATCGCCTGCTATGGTAGCCTTTACATCAAATGGTTTACCCAGGTTAAACATGTTAAGCGTTTTGCTGATGTTTGCTGACAATAGAGCCGAGGCACCGCGCCAGGTGATTTGATTGGCTGCTAATTTAATAGAGAATTGTGCAGGGCGTTTACCTGTTACAAATAAAGCTTTTAATTTAAACAGGTTACCACCTATGTTAAACCTGTCCGACGAGACATTGATTTTGCCGCTATCCTCGTTGTAACCGGCTACCAAGTCGCCTTCAACAGTTTTATTTTTAATGAAGCTACCGTTGGCTTTATTAAAGGCCATGCTGTTAGCCAATACATCAAGATGTACTGCGGCATGCCAACCAGAGTCGGGGTAGGTCATTTTGCCGTTGAGCTGATGAATGGTAAATTGAAAAAGTTTATTGGCCTTTTGATCATTTACAGCGAAACCCACATCTTTTAAATTAAATTGATGTAACTCAGCCGAACTGTTAGCATCGCCGTCGTTAGCTTTTTTTGGCTGCTTGTTCTTTTTAAAAACGGATGTGTTGCTGTATCCGGAACTGTCTGTATACAAATCGATAGCCGCATTGCTAATGTCGATATGATTGATGCTGATGGTGCCTCGCAACAAAGCCGCGGTATTTACCGATACATCAAAGTTTTTGGCATCAAGCAAGGTATGGTGATGCTCTGGCCACCTGTTATCGCGCAGCAATACGTTATGCAGAGAGAGCGAGACACCCGGGAAGCTTTTAAAAAATGAAGATTCCATGGTGCCTATGGTTAATTTACCATCCAGGTTTTTATTGAGCTCGGTAGTAACCAGTGTCAATACCTTTTTTTTGTTACTGTTGATATAAAGCATTGCCGCTATAACCAATATCAAGATCACCACTACAAGTGATGCAAATACCTTCAATACAATTTTTAACCAGCCGGGCATACAAATAGTTTACAATAAAAGATTAAACCGCCGACTTTTGTTTTGCTTAAACCGTAATGTTACATGATTCTATTTTTATGAGGTAGACCATACCTATTTTTATCAACTGAAAATAGACTATAGGTACTTTACTTTTTTTGCTGGTTTGGTTTGCTTTGTTGTGTCGGCAATACACCTGTAATCAATATTTGCTGAAAGCAATGCTTGAATAACGGATTGACAACAGCAACAATGGCTCAAAACAAACTAAGCAGGCATGGGATGTCGGCAGACAATGGAAGTACTTCAGTACATCATACTGTCCAGTCAAAATTCAATGAATAATTATTCTAATTGGCTTGACGAATTTACCTTTTCAATGCCCGGTCCATTTCAATTTTACTATCGCGCTCTTTCATGGTTTCGCGCTTGTCGAAGGTCTTTTTACCCTGGGCCAGGCCAATTTCAAGTTTGGCAAAGCCGCGGGCGTTTACAAACATGGCCAGGGGCACTATGGTCAATCCCTTTTCTTCAGACCGGGTTTGTAGTTTTCGTAATTCTTTTTTGTGGAGCAACAAAACACGGTCGCGTTTTTGCTCGTGGTTATAGAACGAGCCGTGCGAATATTCGGCAATATGCAGGTTGCGTACATACAGTTCAGTACCGATAAAAGTACAAAAGGAATCGTTCAGGTTAGCCTTACCCTCGCGTATAGATTTGATTTCGGTACCCAATAGTTTAATACCCGCTTCGTACTTATCCAGAATATGGTATTCAAAGTAGGCCTTTTTGTTTTTAATATATAAATCCTGGCTCATGGTGCGCTTTCTCTCTTGGTGCAAAGATGCAAAAATTATTAAGCTCTGTTTAAAAACAAATATCGTACCGGCTATGCTTAAAGTTAATATTTTACGTTCAGGTTTTAAGCTATTGTTAATTGTTGATTAATTGTAATCTTTTAGCCCAACTTAACTGTGTAAATA
Proteins encoded in this window:
- the smpB gene encoding SsrA-binding protein SmpB; translation: MSQDLYIKNKKAYFEYHILDKYEAGIKLLGTEIKSIREGKANLNDSFCTFIGTELYVRNLHIAEYSHGSFYNHEQKRDRVLLLHKKELRKLQTRSEEKGLTIVPLAMFVNARGFAKLEIGLAQGKKTFDKRETMKERDSKIEMDRALKR
- a CDS encoding AsmA family protein, encoding MPGWLKIVLKVFASLVVVILILVIAAMLYINSNKKKVLTLVTTELNKNLDGKLTIGTMESSFFKSFPGVSLSLHNVLLRDNRWPEHHHTLLDAKNFDVSVNTAALLRGTISINHIDISNAAIDLYTDSSGYSNTSVFKKNKQPKKANDGDANSSAELHQFNLKDVGFAVNDQKANKLFQFTIHQLNGKMTYPDSGWHAAVHLDVLANSMAFNKANGSFIKNKTVEGDLVAGYNEDSGKINVSSDRFNIGGNLFKLKALFVTGKRPAQFSIKLAANQITWRGASALLSANISKTLNMFNLGKPFDVKATIAGDFEGGGSPYLNVTATVRNNTLTMPGGNIEACNFDGLYTNNNVPSQGFTDENSVIRLLHLTGVYNNLPFKVDTCNIINLAKPIATGNFTSNFPLTNLNELLGSKVAKFTRGSANMNLRYKADIVDYRLNKPMITGVIDLKDADISYIPRNLNLKNTSISLHFTGDNLILNNIRVQSGKSIVLMEGRVNNFLNLYYSAPEKILLTWQITSPQLYLGEFLGFLNSRKHAPVKNQANSGNIIDQLSNVLDKGKADMHMRIAKLYYKNFLATDATADLLLSEDGVALNNVSVKHAGGTLKLNGQIIQDEKANRFLLSTVVSNVNIHEFFYAFDNFGLTDITYNNLKGFLSAKAMVNGGLSNTGSVVPRSISGNVSINLRNGALINYNPLKTVGKFAFPFRNLNDIEIPKLDAKFDIRGDKIIISPMQITSSVLNADIAGTYGLTNGTNIALDIPLRNPKNDTAITDKAELLKKRYKGIVLHILAKDDDKGKIKIGWNKDHK